The following are from one region of the Myxococcus stipitatus genome:
- the dacB gene encoding D-alanyl-D-alanine carboxypeptidase/D-alanyl-D-alanine-endopeptidase has protein sequence MRRILPISLLLASLLLPGCFRARRPEVPTVDAVATGLFSTLEAEGALASAIVLDARTGEQLYAHREHVRLLPASTMKVVSTASVLSALGPDFRFQTPVSLEGTLLDGLFLGDIVVESSGDPSLGSWRFPETALACEQVADALQARGVRQWRGQVRVRGTPDADATFGPGWAWDDAAYAYSAAPTAFVFRENVVDLAVSRAEGADCAVPPTLQFTPAFANLPALVSVDMNAERPNLSCTRQRGAPGVRCVWRSPAKACPRSASVKLSVDEPQVLFSACVEEALHARGVPRLPATLEAPSPLLPPRPEPLLTLVSPPLSALVKATNKESLNLYAERLGMRFARERLGAEDYVSLRTALGQELTRRGIPSRDLHPVDGSGLSRYNMATARGLARVLFTSLREPYGAALVDSLPVAGVDGTLATRPVTPVTAGRIRAKTGTLSGQKCFAGVIDRPGDAEHPSVVFALMLGNMDEGTALPANEVFDRFAASLVDLPLR, from the coding sequence ATGCGACGCATCCTGCCCATCTCCCTGCTCCTGGCCTCCCTCCTGCTTCCCGGCTGCTTCCGCGCGCGGCGCCCGGAGGTGCCCACGGTGGACGCCGTCGCCACGGGCCTCTTCTCGACGCTCGAGGCGGAGGGCGCCCTGGCGAGCGCCATCGTATTGGACGCGCGCACCGGGGAGCAGCTCTACGCCCACCGCGAGCACGTCCGGCTGCTGCCCGCCTCGACGATGAAGGTCGTGTCCACGGCGTCGGTGCTCTCCGCGCTCGGGCCCGACTTCCGTTTCCAGACGCCCGTGTCGTTGGAGGGGACCCTGCTCGACGGGCTCTTCCTCGGGGACATCGTGGTCGAGTCCTCGGGAGATCCGTCGCTGGGCTCGTGGCGCTTCCCGGAGACGGCGCTCGCGTGCGAGCAGGTGGCCGATGCGCTCCAGGCGCGCGGTGTCCGCCAGTGGCGTGGACAGGTGCGAGTGCGAGGCACGCCCGACGCGGACGCGACGTTCGGCCCCGGCTGGGCCTGGGACGACGCGGCCTATGCCTACAGCGCCGCGCCCACCGCGTTCGTGTTCCGGGAGAACGTCGTGGACCTGGCGGTGTCCCGCGCGGAGGGGGCGGACTGCGCCGTGCCTCCCACGCTCCAGTTCACGCCCGCCTTCGCGAACCTGCCAGCGCTGGTGAGCGTGGACATGAACGCCGAGCGCCCCAACCTCTCGTGCACGCGGCAGCGCGGCGCCCCGGGCGTGCGCTGCGTGTGGCGCTCCCCCGCGAAGGCCTGCCCTCGCAGCGCCAGCGTGAAGCTCTCCGTGGACGAGCCCCAGGTCCTCTTCTCCGCGTGCGTGGAGGAGGCGCTGCACGCGCGCGGAGTGCCGAGGCTGCCCGCCACGCTCGAGGCGCCCTCCCCCCTGCTGCCGCCCCGCCCCGAGCCGCTGCTCACGCTCGTCAGCCCGCCGCTGTCCGCCCTGGTCAAGGCGACCAACAAGGAGTCGCTCAACCTCTACGCGGAGCGGCTGGGGATGCGCTTCGCCCGCGAGCGGCTGGGCGCCGAGGACTACGTCTCGCTGCGCACGGCCCTGGGCCAGGAGCTGACCCGGCGCGGCATCCCGTCGAGGGACCTGCACCCCGTCGATGGCAGCGGCCTGTCTCGCTACAACATGGCCACCGCGCGGGGGCTCGCCCGCGTGCTCTTCACCAGCCTGCGCGAGCCCTACGGCGCCGCCCTGGTGGACAGCCTGCCCGTGGCGGGTGTCGACGGGACGCTGGCCACCCGCCCCGTCACGCCCGTCACCGCCGGCCGCATCCGCGCGAAGACGGGGACGCTCTCCGGGCAGAAGTGCTTCGCCGGCGTCATCGACCGGCCCGGCGACGCGGAGCACCCCAGCGTCGTGTTCGCGCTGATGCTGGGCAACATGGACGAAGGCACGGCGCTGCCCGCCAACGAGGTCTTCGACCGCTTCGCCGCTTCCCTGGTCGACCTGCCCCTGCGCTGA
- a CDS encoding DUF3060 domain-containing protein produces the protein MSVTPFRRVAAVDDEDATSVKVGKDGSVKVKAQGHTVETRGGTARVRTGDGVDVQVDGAMAHDDDEEKTSSRSGDSLELVDSDRTVTLDCGDGGKAEIVGSSNKVTLTGVCAHVEVTGSDNKVVVNAARRIETTGSGNSVTWKQGAEKGKKPRVSNTGTNNRIAQAR, from the coding sequence ATGTCCGTGACGCCGTTTCGTAGAGTAGCGGCGGTGGACGACGAGGACGCCACGTCAGTCAAGGTCGGCAAGGACGGCAGCGTCAAGGTGAAGGCCCAGGGTCACACCGTGGAGACTCGCGGCGGGACGGCGCGCGTTCGCACGGGCGACGGCGTCGATGTCCAGGTCGACGGCGCCATGGCGCATGACGACGACGAGGAGAAGACGTCGTCGCGGAGCGGGGACTCGCTGGAGCTCGTGGACTCCGACCGCACCGTGACGCTCGACTGTGGCGACGGAGGCAAGGCGGAGATCGTCGGCTCCAGCAACAAGGTCACCCTGACGGGCGTCTGTGCTCACGTCGAGGTGACCGGCAGCGACAACAAGGTCGTGGTGAACGCAGCGCGCCGCATCGAGACGACGGGCAGCGGCAACAGCGTCACGTGGAAGCAGGGCGCCGAGAAGGGGAAGAAGCCCCGGGTCAGCAACACGGGCACCAACAACCGCATCGCGCAGGCCCGCTGA
- the rdgC gene encoding recombination-associated protein RdgC has protein sequence MPVLRGAVTFSRFRVEPTKEAPSDIKRWLQRGLKAHAFEPIDRKSEDDRAAGFVELENADAVDFAVSRLFYGEYALFSFRIDTLKVPAPAMKQELAKWTTQFEAENDRPPSRGEKTQAKGQIKQMLRNRATPRTSVLDVSWNQTTQQMQIWAASRKVVEEIVIALENALGLKLVGLTPAAIAQMSGIDEGALGPTAELIGMDLPATGEVAHVEA, from the coding sequence ATGCCTGTCCTTCGTGGTGCCGTCACCTTCTCGCGCTTCCGGGTCGAACCCACCAAGGAAGCGCCCTCCGACATCAAGCGTTGGCTCCAGCGTGGCCTCAAGGCGCACGCCTTCGAGCCCATCGATCGCAAATCCGAGGACGACCGCGCGGCGGGCTTCGTCGAGCTGGAGAACGCGGACGCCGTCGACTTCGCCGTCAGCCGCCTGTTCTATGGCGAGTACGCGCTGTTCTCCTTCCGCATCGACACGCTCAAGGTCCCCGCGCCCGCGATGAAGCAGGAGCTGGCCAAGTGGACCACCCAGTTCGAGGCGGAGAATGACCGGCCGCCCAGCCGCGGCGAGAAGACCCAGGCCAAGGGGCAGATCAAGCAGATGCTGCGCAACCGCGCCACGCCCCGCACCAGCGTGCTGGACGTGAGCTGGAACCAGACCACCCAGCAGATGCAGATCTGGGCCGCGTCGCGCAAGGTGGTGGAGGAGATCGTCATCGCGCTGGAGAACGCGCTGGGGCTGAAGCTGGTGGGCCTCACGCCCGCGGCCATCGCGCAGATGTCTGGAATCGACGAGGGGGCGCTGGGGCCCACCGCGGAGCTGATTGGAATGGACCTGCCGGCGACGGGGGAGGTGGCGCATGTCGAAGCGTGA
- a CDS encoding prolyl oligopeptidase family serine peptidase — MKLRTALVAAALVLPMTAPAAGKNAAKPPVTEKKEVVDTYHGTEVKDPYQWLEDSADPKVKQWNDAQNQYTRALLDKLPGREAIRQRVTELLTWKSPAYYKLVEAGGTLVAMKSQPPRQQPFLVVLGSVDDTSTERVLVDPMVVDPSGKTTIDFYELTRDGKKIAISMSKGGTESGDVTVHDVATGKPLSNEVVPRVNGGTAGGGLAWNADGTGFFYTRYPRGEERPAEDRDFYQQVYFHKLGTPTEQDTYELGKDFPRIAMTELETSPDGKYTTAQVANGDGGEYMLYLHGPDGKWTQVTKFADKIIGSHFGHDGALYLLSRQDAPLGKVLRLPLATPTLDKATVIVPEGKASIQGVFPTKTRLYVSEQLGGPSQVRMVDPQGKELGVLPTPPVSSVGGLVRAGNGDDILFSNVSFVQPQAWYRYSAQDGKVTKTALARTSPLDVSDVEVLRVEATSKDGTKVPLTILRKKGTKLNGNNPALLTGYGGFNISISPGFNALAGLWLEQGGVFAVANLRGGSEFGEKWHAEGSLTKKQNVFDDFYACAKLLVDQKYTRPSKLAIQGGSNGGLLMGAVVTQHPEMYGAVVARVGLYDMLRSERTSNGQFNVTEYGSVKDPEQFKALLGYSPLHNVKDGAKYPSILFTSGANDPRVDPFHSRKMVGRLQTANASKNPIVLRADAETGHGSGTPLSARIEEEVDVYSFVFNQLGMKYLPPAKKVAAPPTK, encoded by the coding sequence GTGAAGCTGAGAACCGCATTGGTCGCGGCGGCCCTGGTGCTGCCCATGACGGCCCCGGCCGCTGGCAAGAACGCCGCGAAGCCGCCCGTCACGGAGAAGAAGGAAGTCGTCGATACCTACCACGGGACGGAGGTGAAGGACCCGTACCAGTGGCTGGAGGACTCGGCGGACCCGAAGGTGAAGCAGTGGAACGACGCGCAGAACCAGTACACGCGCGCCCTGCTCGACAAGCTGCCGGGACGCGAGGCCATCCGCCAGCGCGTCACGGAGCTGCTGACGTGGAAGTCCCCCGCGTACTACAAGCTGGTGGAGGCGGGCGGGACGCTCGTCGCCATGAAGAGCCAGCCGCCCCGGCAGCAGCCCTTCCTGGTGGTGCTCGGTTCGGTGGACGACACGTCCACGGAGCGCGTGCTCGTGGACCCCATGGTGGTGGACCCGTCCGGCAAGACGACCATCGACTTCTACGAGCTGACGCGGGACGGCAAGAAGATCGCCATCTCCATGTCCAAGGGCGGAACGGAGAGCGGCGACGTCACCGTCCATGACGTGGCCACCGGCAAGCCGCTGTCGAACGAGGTCGTCCCGCGCGTCAACGGCGGCACCGCGGGCGGCGGGCTGGCGTGGAACGCGGACGGCACGGGCTTCTTCTACACGCGCTATCCGCGCGGCGAGGAGCGCCCCGCCGAGGACCGCGACTTCTACCAGCAGGTGTACTTCCACAAGCTGGGCACGCCCACGGAGCAGGACACGTACGAGCTGGGCAAGGACTTCCCGCGCATCGCGATGACGGAGCTGGAGACGTCGCCGGACGGCAAGTACACCACCGCGCAGGTCGCCAACGGCGACGGCGGCGAGTACATGCTGTACCTCCACGGCCCGGACGGGAAGTGGACGCAGGTGACGAAGTTCGCGGACAAGATCATCGGCTCGCACTTCGGCCATGACGGGGCGCTCTACCTGCTCAGCCGCCAGGACGCGCCGCTGGGCAAGGTGCTCCGCCTGCCGCTGGCCACGCCGACGCTGGACAAGGCCACGGTCATCGTCCCGGAGGGCAAGGCCAGCATCCAGGGCGTCTTCCCGACGAAGACGCGGCTGTACGTGAGCGAGCAGCTGGGCGGTCCGTCCCAGGTGCGCATGGTGGACCCGCAGGGCAAGGAGCTGGGCGTGCTCCCCACGCCGCCCGTGTCGTCGGTGGGTGGCCTGGTGCGAGCCGGCAACGGCGACGACATCCTGTTCAGCAACGTCAGCTTCGTGCAGCCGCAGGCGTGGTACCGCTACTCCGCGCAGGACGGCAAGGTGACGAAGACGGCGCTGGCGCGCACCTCGCCGCTGGACGTGAGCGACGTGGAGGTCCTCCGCGTGGAGGCCACGTCGAAGGACGGCACGAAGGTCCCGCTCACCATCCTCCGGAAGAAGGGCACGAAGCTCAACGGGAACAACCCCGCGCTGCTCACCGGCTACGGCGGCTTCAACATCTCCATCTCCCCGGGCTTCAACGCGCTGGCGGGGCTGTGGCTGGAGCAGGGCGGCGTGTTCGCGGTGGCCAACCTGCGCGGCGGCTCGGAGTTCGGCGAGAAGTGGCACGCCGAGGGCTCGCTCACGAAGAAGCAGAACGTCTTCGACGACTTCTACGCGTGCGCGAAGCTGCTGGTGGACCAGAAGTACACGCGCCCCAGCAAGCTGGCCATCCAGGGCGGCAGCAACGGCGGCCTGCTGATGGGCGCCGTCGTGACGCAGCACCCGGAGATGTACGGCGCCGTGGTGGCCCGCGTCGGCCTCTATGACATGCTGCGCTCGGAGCGCACGTCCAACGGCCAGTTCAACGTCACCGAGTACGGCAGCGTGAAGGACCCGGAGCAGTTCAAGGCGCTGCTGGGCTACTCGCCGCTGCACAACGTGAAGGACGGCGCGAAGTACCCCTCCATCCTCTTCACCTCCGGCGCCAACGATCCGCGCGTCGACCCGTTCCACTCGCGGAAGATGGTGGGGCGCCTCCAGACGGCCAACGCGTCGAAGAACCCCATCGTCCTGCGCGCGGACGCGGAGACCGGCCATGGCTCCGGCACGCCGCTCAGCGCCCGCATCGAGGAGGAGGTGGACGTGTACTCGTTCGTCTTCAACCAGCTGGGCATGAAGTACCTGCCGCCCGCGAAGAAGGTCGCCGCGCCCCCGACGAAGTGA